One window from the genome of Leucobacter aridicollis encodes:
- a CDS encoding ABC transporter permease — translation MAIRILINLARFAATFLVATVVVFLFMRLIPGDPAQVALGTNASPELVAQLQHEFGTDRPLYVQYFDWVGGLLTGDFGTSYITRQDISPLVFDRLQVSLILVITAMIVALAIAIPLGTIAAVRHRNASGILIGAGSQLGVAIPGFLAGILLVLVFAVGLGWLPAGGWTPPGENFGDFVRRLILPVLALASVQGAILTRYVRSAVLEIMSEDYLRTARSKGLSPTGALLKHGMRNAAIPVITVTGVQLAALIIGAVVIERVFVIPGLGSMLLDAVGNRDLLTVQSVVMVLVAITLLLNLLIDVLYTIVDPRMRKGA, via the coding sequence ATGGCCATTCGGATTCTCATCAATCTCGCGCGCTTCGCGGCGACGTTCCTCGTCGCGACAGTCGTCGTGTTCCTCTTCATGCGGCTCATCCCCGGCGACCCGGCGCAGGTCGCGCTCGGTACGAACGCGAGCCCCGAACTCGTCGCGCAGCTGCAGCACGAGTTCGGCACCGACAGGCCGCTCTACGTCCAATACTTCGACTGGGTCGGCGGTCTTCTCACAGGCGACTTCGGCACCTCCTACATCACGCGGCAGGACATCAGCCCGCTCGTGTTCGACAGGCTCCAGGTGAGCCTCATCCTCGTCATCACGGCGATGATCGTTGCACTCGCGATCGCAATCCCGCTCGGCACGATCGCTGCCGTACGGCACCGCAACGCCTCCGGGATCCTGATCGGCGCTGGCAGCCAGCTCGGCGTCGCGATTCCAGGCTTCCTCGCAGGCATCCTGCTCGTGCTCGTCTTCGCTGTCGGGCTCGGCTGGCTGCCCGCCGGCGGCTGGACCCCGCCAGGCGAAAACTTCGGCGACTTCGTGCGCCGCCTCATTCTTCCGGTGCTCGCGCTCGCCAGCGTGCAGGGCGCGATCCTGACCCGCTACGTGCGCTCGGCGGTGCTCGAGATCATGAGCGAGGATTACCTCCGCACCGCCCGCTCGAAGGGGCTCAGCCCCACCGGCGCCCTGCTGAAGCACGGCATGCGAAACGCCGCAATCCCGGTCATCACCGTCACCGGCGTGCAGCTCGCGGCGCTCATCATCGGCGCCGTGGTTATCGAGCGCGTCTTCGTGATTCCCGGCCTCGGCTCGATGCTGCTCGACGCTGTCGGGAACCGTGATTTGCTCACCGTGCAGTCAGTCGTGATGGTGCTCGTCGCGATCACGCTGCTGCTCAATCTGCTCATCGACGTGCTCTACACGATCGTCGATCCGCGCATGCGAAAGGGGGCCTAG
- a CDS encoding Lrp/AsnC family transcriptional regulator yields the protein MYALDATDRRILEQLDVDARMPVAMIAHKLGLARGTVQARIDKMQAADVFRPHSARVKPAAFGRPVAAMVQVELDQHLISEAIRALASIPEVLECFAPAGDTDLLLRVVARDPEDLYRVSEEIRLCPGITRTSTSLFLRQVIPYRVTGMLAE from the coding sequence GTGTATGCCCTCGATGCGACGGATCGTCGAATCCTCGAGCAGCTCGACGTCGACGCGCGTATGCCAGTCGCAATGATCGCCCACAAGCTTGGCCTCGCCCGCGGCACCGTGCAGGCGCGTATCGACAAGATGCAGGCGGCTGACGTGTTCAGGCCGCACAGCGCGCGCGTGAAGCCCGCGGCATTCGGCCGCCCCGTTGCCGCGATGGTGCAGGTTGAGCTCGACCAGCACCTCATCAGCGAAGCGATCCGCGCCCTCGCGAGCATTCCCGAGGTGCTCGAGTGCTTCGCTCCGGCGGGCGACACCGACCTGCTGCTGCGCGTCGTCGCGCGCGACCCTGAAGACCTGTACCGGGTGAGCGAGGAGATCAGGCTCTGCCCTGGCATCACGCGGACGTCGACGAGCCTCTTCCTCAGGCAGGTCATTCCCTATCGCGTCACCGGCATGCTCGCTGAGTAG
- a CDS encoding ABC transporter substrate-binding protein, translating to MRRKTTLSIAAAIITAGALALTGCSAGSGGSTGGDAGSTETTATIALTGAPVNLDFTTTAGSAIPQALMTNVYEGLVEVNQEGEIVPLLAKEWKLSDDRKTYTFTLQEGATFSNGDAFTANDVKFSFERVKTDWTTTLKAKMDVVESVEVISDTEVAVHLSRPSNAWLFDIATPVGAIFSPNGVADLANAPVGTGPYTVASWKQNESIELATRDDYWGDTPGVEGVTLKYFADATATTNALRTGDVDAIVNLQAPELVSTFESDDAFTVTSGTSSGEVSLSFNNRTEPFNDVRVRQAVLYALDRQAIIDTAWNGYGSLDATFVTPKEPYYVDLNDQYAYDPEKAKALLKEAGKENLKVTYKVPTRPYAQAVSEIVVSQLADVGIDVTIESSEFPAVWLDDVFTNHNFEMTTVLAVEARDVLTVFNNPDYYIGYDNSKIAPLVTAADEADEAGYISGMQDVQRQIVDDAASGVLFLFPNIVITKSDLAGVPENAIVESLDLTGLSWK from the coding sequence ATGCGTCGTAAGACAACTCTCTCCATCGCCGCGGCGATCATCACGGCTGGCGCGCTCGCGCTCACCGGCTGCTCGGCAGGCTCGGGCGGCAGCACCGGCGGCGATGCCGGTTCGACCGAGACCACCGCGACAATCGCCCTCACCGGCGCGCCGGTGAACCTCGACTTCACCACGACCGCGGGCTCTGCGATTCCGCAGGCACTCATGACGAACGTCTACGAGGGCCTCGTCGAGGTAAACCAGGAGGGCGAGATCGTGCCGCTCCTCGCCAAAGAGTGGAAGCTCTCGGACGACCGCAAGACCTACACGTTCACCCTGCAGGAAGGCGCGACGTTCTCGAACGGCGACGCATTCACCGCGAACGACGTGAAGTTCAGCTTCGAGCGGGTCAAGACCGACTGGACCACGACGCTCAAGGCGAAGATGGACGTCGTCGAGAGCGTCGAGGTCATCTCTGACACCGAGGTTGCCGTGCACCTCTCGCGCCCGTCGAACGCCTGGCTGTTCGACATCGCGACCCCCGTCGGCGCGATCTTCTCCCCGAACGGAGTCGCGGACCTCGCGAACGCTCCGGTCGGCACAGGCCCCTACACTGTCGCTTCGTGGAAGCAGAACGAGTCGATCGAGCTCGCCACCCGCGACGACTACTGGGGCGACACACCTGGCGTCGAGGGCGTCACGCTCAAGTACTTCGCTGACGCGACAGCGACGACGAACGCGCTCCGCACCGGCGACGTCGACGCGATCGTGAACCTTCAGGCCCCCGAGCTTGTCAGCACCTTCGAGTCTGATGATGCGTTCACCGTCACGAGCGGCACCTCCTCCGGCGAGGTCTCGCTGTCATTCAACAACCGCACTGAGCCGTTCAACGACGTACGCGTGCGCCAGGCCGTGCTGTACGCGCTTGACCGCCAGGCGATTATCGACACCGCTTGGAACGGCTACGGTTCGCTCGACGCGACCTTCGTCACCCCGAAGGAGCCCTACTACGTCGACCTCAACGATCAGTACGCTTACGACCCCGAGAAGGCGAAGGCGCTGCTCAAGGAGGCGGGCAAGGAGAACCTGAAGGTCACCTACAAGGTGCCCACCCGCCCATACGCGCAGGCAGTGTCTGAGATCGTCGTGTCGCAGCTCGCAGACGTCGGAATCGACGTCACCATCGAGTCCTCCGAGTTCCCTGCGGTCTGGCTCGATGACGTGTTCACGAACCACAACTTCGAGATGACAACCGTGCTCGCCGTCGAGGCGCGCGACGTGCTCACCGTCTTCAACAACCCCGACTACTACATCGGCTACGACAACTCGAAGATCGCTCCGCTCGTCACCGCAGCCGACGAGGCAGACGAGGCCGGCTACATCTCGGGCATGCAAGACGTACAGCGCCAGATCGTTGACGATGCCGCAAGCGGCGTGCTGTTCCTCTTCCCGAACATCGTCATCACGAAGTCGGACCTCGCAGGCGTTCCCGAGAACGCAATCGTCGAGTCGCTCGACCTCACCGGGCTCTCCTGGAAGTAG
- a CDS encoding MFS transporter: protein MSSTHALAHPGSAPVSLRRPRIRATLTIVSLFGLLTAVNLPTALYPLIGDRLHVDEFGITVAFASYVLSLLVGLVLFRPLGERANRRTVLVWALAATSLATLGLALAPTLAWFCLARAIQGLAIAAATGTGSSALRVLLPGRPNLSGRLTLLATSGGVAAGPILGGVLSLAGQQPTQVPFVAWSILLVALIPVILVIAPHPECEPVGRRNTAAPGPVTQQLSTPAAVAASVPAIRMAALVGFVSFAFFGFALSLAPGHFAELFHATSRPLLGLLASLVLLASAAVQLFPVRGRLAAPLGLVAFATGTLLLGLATALASPALTVAACLIAGAGQGIAFQRAFGAAVAAVPSARHGATVNAIYAVTYLGSTLPVLGLGIAASTFGLTPAVLAFTGAIAVACAVLAAVAFRSARTGD, encoded by the coding sequence TTGAGCAGCACCCATGCCCTCGCGCACCCAGGCAGCGCGCCAGTTTCCCTCCGGCGCCCCCGAATCCGCGCGACCCTCACAATCGTTAGCCTCTTCGGGCTGCTCACCGCGGTCAACCTCCCGACCGCGCTGTATCCGCTCATCGGTGACAGGCTACACGTCGACGAATTCGGCATCACCGTCGCATTCGCGAGCTACGTCTTGAGCCTGCTCGTCGGGCTCGTGCTCTTCAGACCACTCGGCGAGCGGGCAAACCGGCGCACAGTCCTCGTCTGGGCGCTCGCTGCAACCTCGCTCGCGACCCTCGGGCTCGCGCTCGCCCCCACGCTCGCGTGGTTCTGCCTCGCACGCGCCATCCAAGGCCTCGCGATCGCCGCCGCAACAGGCACCGGCTCGAGCGCACTCAGGGTGCTCCTGCCTGGACGGCCCAACCTGAGCGGGCGGCTCACGCTCCTCGCAACATCGGGCGGCGTCGCGGCAGGTCCGATCCTCGGCGGCGTGCTCTCGCTCGCGGGGCAACAGCCAACGCAGGTGCCGTTCGTGGCCTGGTCGATCCTGCTCGTCGCCCTCATCCCAGTGATACTCGTGATCGCGCCGCACCCCGAGTGCGAGCCTGTGGGGCGCCGAAACACCGCAGCCCCCGGGCCGGTCACGCAGCAGCTCTCCACACCAGCGGCCGTCGCGGCCTCGGTTCCAGCGATCCGTATGGCGGCGCTCGTGGGCTTCGTGAGCTTCGCGTTCTTCGGGTTCGCACTCTCGCTCGCCCCCGGGCACTTCGCCGAGCTGTTCCACGCGACCTCGCGCCCGCTGCTCGGGCTGCTCGCATCGCTCGTGCTCCTCGCGTCGGCAGCCGTGCAGCTCTTCCCGGTGCGTGGCCGCCTCGCGGCGCCGCTCGGGCTCGTCGCATTCGCCACGGGCACGCTGCTCCTCGGCCTCGCAACGGCGCTTGCGAGCCCGGCACTCACTGTCGCCGCATGCCTCATCGCTGGCGCAGGCCAGGGCATCGCCTTCCAGCGGGCGTTCGGCGCCGCCGTTGCAGCGGTGCCGTCGGCACGCCACGGAGCAACCGTGAACGCGATCTACGCCGTCACCTACCTCGGCAGCACGCTGCCGGTGCTCGGCCTCGGCATTGCCGCGTCAACCTTCGGGCTGACTCCGGCGGTGCTCGCCTTCACGGGAGCGATTGCTGTGGCCTGTGCGGTGCTCGCTGCGGTGGCGTTCAGGTCGGCCCGCACCGGCGACTGA
- a CDS encoding ABC transporter ATP-binding protein codes for MATNVNPESGTLLAVDHLNVRTAHRTLVHDFSLHMQQGERIGLIGESGSGKSMTTTALLGLLPNGVTADGSVTLRGAAQQNGRDGNLLEASERELMQIRGRDMAMVFQEPLTALNPLMRAGDQVAEIMTQHGLVKGKAEAKQRAIEMLDAVKLPDPAQAARAYPHQLSGGQRQRVMLAMALANDPALLLCDEPTTALDVTVQRQVLDLILELVKQRGTGLLFITHDLAVVANMCTRVLVMNDGRIVEEGPTDEIFTRPQHPYTRGLLAASDLEATDADGRLFTVASARDYVPPTVDPAADREVEAHAAAAEREHIAQRAAVDPGAEPVMRVTDLVRTYTRGKTSLFKPAAEVHALKGISFEVPRGGRLGVVGESGSGKSTLLRILAGLDQPTSGSAVVVGNEVAGAKEAQLRELRQQLQIVFQDPMGSLDPRMSVEQIISEPLLVRGRNETAAQRSQMVAEMLEAVGLPASAAERYPHEFSGGQRQRISIARALICRPAVVVADEPVSALDVSVRAQVLNLLADLVDEYGLTLVFVSHDLNVVRHLCDSVIVMQSGEIVEAGETETVYRDPQHPYTKRLIDSSLTLRQELLSAEA; via the coding sequence ATGGCAACGAACGTGAACCCTGAATCCGGCACGCTGCTCGCTGTCGATCACCTCAATGTGCGCACCGCGCACCGCACGCTCGTGCACGACTTCTCGCTGCACATGCAGCAGGGCGAGCGGATCGGCCTCATCGGCGAATCCGGTTCGGGCAAGTCGATGACGACGACCGCGCTCCTCGGCCTCCTGCCGAACGGCGTGACCGCCGACGGTTCAGTGACGCTGCGCGGCGCCGCCCAGCAGAACGGCCGCGACGGCAACCTGCTTGAGGCCTCTGAGCGCGAGCTCATGCAGATTCGCGGCCGCGACATGGCGATGGTTTTCCAAGAGCCGCTCACGGCGCTCAACCCGCTCATGCGCGCGGGCGACCAGGTCGCAGAGATCATGACCCAGCACGGGCTCGTGAAGGGCAAGGCCGAGGCGAAACAGCGTGCGATCGAAATGCTCGACGCCGTAAAACTCCCCGACCCCGCGCAGGCTGCCCGAGCCTACCCGCACCAGCTGTCGGGCGGGCAGCGCCAGCGCGTCATGCTCGCGATGGCGCTCGCGAACGACCCGGCGCTGCTGCTCTGCGACGAGCCGACGACGGCGCTCGACGTGACCGTGCAGCGGCAGGTGCTCGACCTCATTCTCGAGCTCGTGAAGCAGCGCGGCACGGGCCTCCTCTTCATCACCCACGACCTCGCCGTCGTCGCGAACATGTGCACCCGTGTGCTCGTGATGAACGACGGCAGGATCGTCGAGGAGGGCCCGACCGACGAGATCTTCACCCGCCCGCAGCACCCGTACACGCGAGGACTCCTCGCGGCCTCCGACCTCGAGGCAACCGACGCCGACGGGCGCCTGTTCACCGTCGCGAGCGCACGCGACTATGTGCCGCCGACGGTTGACCCAGCGGCCGACCGCGAGGTTGAGGCCCACGCGGCGGCCGCCGAGCGCGAGCACATCGCCCAGCGCGCGGCAGTGGATCCCGGCGCGGAGCCAGTCATGCGCGTCACCGATCTCGTGCGCACGTACACGCGCGGCAAGACGAGCCTGTTCAAGCCTGCGGCGGAAGTGCACGCGCTCAAGGGCATCTCGTTCGAGGTACCGCGCGGCGGGCGCCTCGGCGTCGTCGGCGAATCAGGATCGGGGAAGTCGACACTGCTCCGGATCCTCGCCGGCCTCGACCAGCCGACATCCGGCTCGGCAGTCGTCGTCGGCAACGAGGTTGCTGGGGCGAAAGAGGCGCAGCTCCGGGAGCTCCGCCAGCAGCTGCAGATCGTGTTCCAGGATCCGATGGGGTCGCTCGATCCGCGCATGAGCGTCGAACAGATCATCTCGGAGCCGCTGCTTGTGCGCGGCAGGAACGAGACCGCAGCCCAGCGGTCGCAGATGGTCGCAGAGATGCTCGAGGCCGTGGGGCTTCCCGCGTCGGCGGCCGAGCGCTACCCGCACGAGTTCTCGGGCGGGCAGCGCCAGCGCATCTCGATCGCCCGCGCTCTCATCTGCCGGCCGGCCGTCGTCGTCGCCGACGAACCAGTGAGCGCGCTCGACGTGTCGGTGCGTGCGCAGGTGCTGAACCTCCTCGCAGACCTCGTCGACGAGTACGGGCTGACGCTCGTGTTCGTCTCGCATGACCTGAACGTTGTGCGGCACCTGTGCGACTCGGTCATCGTGATGCAGTCTGGCGAGATCGTCGAGGCCGGCGAGACCGAGACGGTCTACCGCGACCCGCAGCACCCGTACACGAAGCGACTCATCGACTCGTCGCTCACCCTCAGGCAGGAGCTGCTCTCGGCGGAGGCGTAG
- a CDS encoding PACE efflux transporter: MTGPGHHDLSIAPATATLSIPSTGTVQVAGAPNLPATASPDVAPRAAMHPILRRVIYVGGYEILSVVFTVFVLGGMLGHSGGQATLTAILLSTTATIWNYVWNTLFERAERRFGWTGRGVLVRLGHAFGYEGGVLVFTIPLVAFMLQVSLIEAFMIEASLLVFFLVFTYVYSWAFDKLVGLPESAK; this comes from the coding sequence GTGACCGGCCCAGGCCACCACGATCTGTCGATAGCGCCAGCTACCGCTACCCTGTCCATCCCTTCCACCGGCACCGTTCAGGTCGCCGGTGCGCCAAACCTCCCAGCCACCGCATCGCCTGACGTGGCGCCGCGAGCGGCGATGCACCCGATCCTGCGCCGCGTGATCTACGTCGGCGGCTACGAGATCCTCAGCGTCGTCTTCACAGTGTTCGTGCTCGGCGGCATGCTCGGCCACTCAGGCGGGCAGGCGACGCTCACCGCGATCCTGCTGTCGACGACGGCGACCATCTGGAACTACGTGTGGAACACGCTCTTCGAGCGCGCTGAGCGGCGCTTCGGCTGGACCGGCCGCGGCGTGCTCGTGCGCCTCGGCCACGCCTTCGGGTACGAGGGCGGCGTGCTCGTCTTCACGATCCCGCTCGTCGCGTTCATGCTGCAGGTCAGCCTCATCGAGGCGTTCATGATTGAAGCGAGCCTGCTCGTGTTCTTCCTTGTCTTCACCTACGTCTACTCGTGGGCGTTCGACAAGCTCGTCGGCCTGCCCGAATCGGCGAAGTAG
- a CDS encoding SDR family NAD(P)-dependent oxidoreductase, whose protein sequence is MTAVDYSKLFRLDARTVVVIGGGSGIGRESAQALAAHGAHVVVADLKREGADETVQLIADAGGSAESFQLNVLDDAEVEAAAERFGTAHALVFTAATNVRKRMEDYSLDEFDRVVNLNMRSSFQLIRHFGKRFAANGGGSIIGFASIRAQVVEPGQGVYAATKAGLVQLAKTAAAEFGPQGVRVNVVAPGVVETPLTAQIKANPEWYDAYAKKSAFGRWSRPEELAGAVVYLASDASSFVTGSTLMVDGGWTAIDGRFTPPAS, encoded by the coding sequence ATGACCGCCGTTGACTACTCCAAGCTGTTCCGCCTCGATGCGCGCACCGTCGTCGTGATCGGCGGCGGCAGCGGCATCGGCCGCGAGTCTGCCCAGGCGCTCGCCGCGCACGGCGCGCACGTCGTCGTAGCCGACCTCAAACGTGAGGGCGCCGACGAGACTGTACAGCTCATCGCCGACGCGGGCGGATCCGCCGAGTCGTTCCAGCTCAACGTGCTCGACGACGCAGAGGTTGAGGCAGCGGCTGAGCGCTTCGGCACCGCTCACGCGCTCGTGTTCACCGCGGCGACGAACGTGCGCAAGCGCATGGAAGACTACTCGCTCGACGAGTTTGACCGCGTCGTGAACCTGAACATGCGCTCGTCGTTCCAGCTGATTCGTCACTTCGGCAAGCGCTTCGCGGCGAACGGCGGTGGGTCGATCATCGGCTTCGCCTCGATCCGTGCGCAGGTCGTCGAGCCAGGGCAGGGCGTGTACGCCGCGACGAAGGCGGGTCTCGTGCAGCTGGCGAAGACCGCTGCGGCCGAGTTTGGCCCGCAGGGCGTGCGCGTGAACGTCGTCGCCCCTGGCGTCGTCGAGACCCCGCTCACCGCGCAGATCAAGGCGAACCCCGAGTGGTACGACGCCTACGCGAAGAAGAGTGCGTTCGGCCGCTGGTCGCGACCCGAGGAGCTCGCGGGCGCCGTCGTGTACCTCGCCAGCGATGCCTCGTCGTTCGTGACTGGCTCGACGCTCATGGTCGACGGCGGCTGGACCGCGATTGACGGCCGCTTCACCCCGCCGGCGTCCTAG
- a CDS encoding amidase, with translation MSHPTTEYAFLDAGTLAERYAAGSLTPSEVAEHVLARVAEREPELNALYLHEPDEVRADAAASTARWAAGEQLSAFDGVPGTVKENIARAGRPKPSGTALPNPPIAASNAPTTDRLLEAGVVIVGSTTMPDWGMLSSGVSSLHGITRGGLNPAHTSGGSSAGAGAAAAAGYGPMHVGTDIGGSIRLPGTWQGLTALKPSEGLIPLDVPYTGRAAGPLTRTAADSIRLMSIIATPDARDYLTREYREMDWSLEPLSPAGLRVAVQLDAGSGLDVEPETLEVIERAAALFADAGATVSRLDPFVGAEVLDGLVNFWRSRSYADLELLSPAERALVLPFIVDWCSAGKDFTAAETVRNRNCSDEMARLTRLATAPYDLVLSPVTPVAAFAAEDPMPITDPLATMGHISFTVPYNMSGQPAVSIGAGIQADGRTVGLQIAGPIGSDDRLMRVAHWFETVRGADAEVDWNAIP, from the coding sequence ATGTCTCACCCCACAACCGAATACGCCTTCCTCGACGCAGGGACGCTCGCCGAGCGCTACGCCGCGGGATCGCTGACCCCCTCGGAGGTCGCGGAGCATGTGCTCGCCCGCGTCGCCGAGCGTGAACCCGAACTGAACGCGCTCTACCTGCACGAGCCAGACGAGGTGCGCGCAGACGCGGCCGCGTCGACCGCCCGCTGGGCCGCGGGTGAGCAGCTCAGCGCCTTCGACGGTGTGCCAGGCACGGTGAAGGAGAACATCGCCCGCGCCGGTCGGCCGAAGCCCTCGGGCACCGCGCTCCCGAACCCGCCGATCGCCGCTTCGAACGCGCCGACGACCGACAGGCTGCTCGAGGCAGGCGTTGTCATCGTCGGGTCGACGACCATGCCCGACTGGGGCATGCTGTCCTCCGGCGTCTCCTCGCTGCATGGCATCACGCGAGGCGGGCTCAACCCCGCCCACACCTCGGGCGGCTCCAGCGCCGGCGCCGGGGCCGCGGCCGCGGCGGGCTACGGCCCGATGCACGTCGGCACCGACATCGGCGGCTCGATCCGGCTGCCTGGCACCTGGCAGGGGCTCACGGCATTGAAGCCGAGCGAGGGCCTGATCCCGCTCGACGTTCCCTACACCGGCCGCGCCGCTGGCCCGCTCACGCGCACCGCCGCTGACTCGATCAGGCTCATGTCGATCATCGCGACGCCCGACGCGCGCGACTATCTCACGCGCGAGTACCGCGAGATGGACTGGTCGCTCGAGCCGCTCTCCCCCGCAGGTCTCCGGGTCGCGGTGCAGCTCGACGCTGGTTCCGGCCTCGACGTCGAACCCGAGACTCTTGAGGTCATCGAGCGCGCGGCTGCGCTGTTCGCCGACGCTGGCGCGACTGTCTCCAGGCTCGACCCGTTCGTTGGTGCCGAGGTGCTCGACGGGCTCGTGAACTTCTGGCGTTCGCGCTCGTACGCAGACCTCGAGCTGCTCTCGCCCGCTGAGCGCGCGCTCGTGCTGCCGTTCATCGTCGACTGGTGCTCGGCGGGCAAGGACTTCACCGCGGCCGAGACTGTGCGTAACCGCAACTGCTCCGACGAGATGGCGCGACTCACGCGCCTCGCGACAGCGCCCTACGACCTCGTGCTCTCGCCGGTGACTCCTGTCGCGGCGTTCGCTGCGGAGGATCCGATGCCGATCACCGACCCGCTCGCGACAATGGGCCACATCTCGTTCACGGTGCCGTACAACATGTCTGGCCAGCCAGCAGTGTCGATCGGCGCGGGAATCCAGGCCGACGGCCGCACGGTAGGCCTGCAGATCGCGGGCCCCATCGGCTCCGACGACCGCCTCATGCGCGTCGCCCACTGGTTCGAGACTGTGCGCGGCGCCGATGCAGAGGTCGACTGGAACGCGATCCCGTAG
- a CDS encoding FadR/GntR family transcriptional regulator, producing the protein MTTHSFTPAVPVLTYQRIVEQVESAIISGEIPVGTQLSSERDLMVQFGVSRPTVREALRVLQSMGLIEPKPGTRGGPVVLAPSPETLERSFRAMLGTASLGLAELVQFRIVLDGSASELAAVLHTDEQLERMREAVTRMREAAEGVGGAGGTPASDAEFADADLAFHRTVWEASGNQVLQLSGQAVAGALRALVQRDLERGSGQSAVRLDSARIDSGLFEAIERRDSAEAGRIARSAIADRFSSMLTERERLALAAITGP; encoded by the coding sequence TTGACCACACACAGCTTCACCCCCGCGGTGCCAGTACTCACCTACCAGCGGATCGTCGAACAGGTGGAATCGGCAATCATCTCCGGGGAGATCCCCGTTGGCACGCAGCTCTCGAGCGAGCGCGACCTCATGGTGCAGTTTGGTGTGAGCCGCCCGACCGTGCGCGAAGCGCTCCGCGTGCTGCAGAGCATGGGGCTCATCGAGCCGAAGCCCGGCACCCGCGGTGGCCCGGTGGTGCTCGCGCCCTCACCCGAGACACTCGAAAGATCGTTCAGGGCGATGCTTGGCACCGCGTCGCTCGGGCTCGCCGAACTCGTGCAGTTTCGCATCGTGCTCGACGGGTCAGCTTCCGAGCTCGCGGCCGTGCTGCATACCGACGAGCAACTCGAACGCATGCGCGAAGCCGTGACCCGTATGCGTGAGGCAGCCGAGGGAGTCGGCGGAGCTGGCGGGACCCCGGCGAGCGACGCCGAGTTCGCAGACGCCGACCTCGCATTTCACCGGACTGTGTGGGAGGCAAGCGGCAACCAGGTGTTGCAGCTCAGCGGTCAGGCTGTCGCGGGGGCGCTCAGGGCGCTCGTGCAGCGGGACCTCGAGCGCGGCTCAGGGCAGAGCGCGGTGCGGCTCGACTCCGCGCGCATCGACTCGGGCCTGTTCGAAGCGATCGAGCGCCGAGACTCGGCGGAGGCTGGGCGCATCGCACGCAGCGCAATCGCCGACCGCTTCAGCTCCATGCTGACAGAGCGGGAGCGCCTCGCGCTCGCAGCGATCACCGGGCCCTAG
- a CDS encoding ABC transporter permease, which yields MSQTSKSTQGPRTSALSAPRAPRKRRGLSPTLVVGMVLVGIVVVTAIVSFFWTPFDPVQVNAPDRLQGPSAEHWFGTDKYGRDLFSGMLVGARITLFVGLVSVGIALLIGTPLGIWAGIRGGWTEELIMRSSDIVLAFPALLLAIMSAAVFGASTLTAMVAIGVSTIPGFARVARSGTLQVMSTEYVLAARAASQSRFRIAVRHVLPNIIGIVVVQCSVAFALAVLAEAALSFLGLGTPPPTPSWGRMLQESQQFLGTHPLLAIFPGAAIALAVMGFNLLGDGLRDRFDPKLNGSRS from the coding sequence GTGAGCCAGACCTCGAAATCAACGCAGGGCCCGCGCACGAGCGCGCTCTCGGCGCCCCGGGCGCCGCGGAAGCGCCGCGGTCTCTCCCCCACGCTCGTCGTCGGCATGGTGCTCGTTGGCATCGTCGTCGTCACAGCGATCGTGTCGTTCTTCTGGACCCCGTTCGACCCCGTGCAAGTGAACGCGCCAGACAGGCTGCAGGGCCCGAGCGCCGAGCACTGGTTCGGCACCGATAAGTACGGTCGCGACCTGTTCTCTGGCATGCTCGTCGGCGCGAGGATCACCCTGTTCGTTGGTCTCGTCTCGGTCGGCATCGCGCTGCTCATCGGCACCCCGCTCGGTATTTGGGCTGGCATCCGCGGCGGCTGGACCGAGGAGCTCATCATGCGCTCCTCGGACATCGTGCTCGCCTTCCCCGCGCTCCTGCTCGCCATCATGTCTGCGGCAGTCTTCGGCGCGTCGACGCTCACGGCGATGGTCGCGATCGGCGTCTCGACGATCCCAGGCTTCGCGCGCGTCGCCCGCTCGGGCACCCTGCAGGTGATGAGCACCGAGTACGTGCTCGCCGCGCGGGCGGCGAGCCAGTCGCGGTTCAGGATCGCCGTGCGCCACGTCCTGCCAAACATCATCGGGATCGTGGTCGTGCAGTGCTCGGTCGCATTCGCGCTCGCAGTGCTCGCCGAGGCGGCGCTCAGCTTCCTCGGCCTCGGCACCCCACCGCCAACCCCGTCGTGGGGACGCATGCTGCAGGAGTCGCAGCAGTTCCTCGGCACGCACCCGCTGCTCGCGATCTTCCCCGGCGCCGCAATCGCCCTCGCGGTGATGGGCTTCAACCTCCTCGGCGACGGTCTGCGCGACCGTTTCGACCCCAAGCTGAACGGGAGCCGCAGCTGA